In Papaver somniferum cultivar HN1 chromosome 1, ASM357369v1, whole genome shotgun sequence, a genomic segment contains:
- the LOC113288567 gene encoding fatty alcohol:caffeoyl-CoA acyltransferase-like has product MFKELPDCYYETTPSLICPENPTPKHSLYLSNLDDQKFLRFSIKYLYVYKKAIPVNDLKSSLSKVLSYYYPLAGRLRISEEDEDKLEVDCNGEGALFAEAFMSITVDEFMQVSKWPNISWRKKLLCRADAQSFLGIPPLVIQVTNLSCGGMIICIAINHCLCDAFGTSQFLHAWAHLQTKPTADLSGIPFHSRHVLEPRDPLQITFSHLEFTNTTPDVDPSLTLQSQPLVPSCLTFTPSYILRLKRLCVPSLKCTSFEALASHVWRCWIKALNPESSLKIKLLFSANIRNSVEPKLPKGYYGNGFVLGCAETTATQLVNSNLHHGVKLVQNAKAALTDDYVKSMVDFLEENRVKPDLSSTLVISPWSKLGLEDLDFGEGKPLHMGPLASEIYCLFLPVVGDLHAVKVLVSVPEKIVGKFEHYMINDLYEEDGVDLIKDGLELEEKEQL; this is encoded by the exons ATGTTCAAGGAATTACCAGATTGTTATTATGAAACAACACCAAGTTTAATCTGTCCAGAAAATCCTACTCCAAAACATTCACTCTATCTATCCAACCTTGATGATCAAAAGTTCTTAAGATTTTCCATCAAGTATCTTTATGTTTATAAGAAAGCAATACCTGTAAATGATCTCAAGTCTTCACTTTCTAAAGTTCTTTCTTATTACTACCCATTAGCCGGTAGGTTAAGAAttagtgaagaagatgaagataaacttgaagTCGATTGTAATGGTGAAGGTGCTTTGTTTGCTGAAGCTTTCATGAGTATTACTGTTGATGAATTCATGCAAGTTTCTAAATGGCCTAATATCTCTTGGAGGAAAAAACTCTTGTGTAGAGCTGATGCTCAGAGTTTCTTGGGCATTCCTCCTCTTGTCATTCAG GTAACGAATCTAAGCTGTGGAGGAATGATAATCTGCATCGCGATTAATCACTGTCTATGTGACGCCTTCGGTACGTCTCAATTTTTGCACGCTTGGGCCCACCTACAAACAAAACCAACCGCCGATCTCAGCGGAATCCCGTTCCACAGTCGGCACGTCTTAGAACCTCGAGATCCTCTACAAATAACCTTCTCTCATCTAGAATTTACAAATACTACCCCTGATGTAGATCCAAGTCTTACTCTTCAATCTCAACCGTTGGTTCCTTCTTGCTTAACATTCACACCATCTTATATCCTACGTCTCAAGAGACTTTGTGTACCTTCACTAAAATGCACTTCATTTGAAGCACTAGCTTCACATGTGTGGCGTTGTTGGATTAAAGCTCTAAATCCAGAGTCATCACTCAAGATTAAACTCCTTTTCTCAGCTAATATTAGAAATTCCGTTGAGCCAAAATTGCCAAAAGGGTATTATGGTAATGGGTTTGTGTTAGGATGTGCCGAAACAACAGCAACACAGTTGGTAAATTCTAATCTGCACCATGGAGTAAAACTAGTTCAAAATGCTAAAGCAGCATTAACTGATGATTATGTCAAGTCTATGGTTGATTTCTTAGAAGAAAATAGAGTAAAACCTGATCTTTCTTCCACACTTGTTATATCTCCATGGTCAAAATTGGGGTTGGAAGATTTGGATTTTGGTGAAGGTAAACCATTGCATATGGGGCCATTGGCTAGTGAAATTTACTGCTTGTTCTTACCAGTTGTTGGTGATTTACATGCTGTGAAAGTTCTTGTTTCAGTACCTGAGAAGATTGTTGGCAAATTTGAACACTATATGATTAATGATTtatatgaagaagatggtgttgaTTTGATCAAAGATGGTCTTGAACTGGAAGAGAAAGAACAGCTATAG